One window from the genome of Candidatus Babeliales bacterium encodes:
- the trxA gene encoding thioredoxin, giving the protein MAVVVTNENFNQEIKNETKPIIIDIYASWCGPCQHMAPIFAELEEEIGSTYKFAKINVDESRDLSIQYGVTSVPTFIFVQNNEVVGRTGGYMSKEDLKAKIQKAFGA; this is encoded by the coding sequence ATGGCCGTTGTAGTCACAAATGAAAATTTTAATCAAGAAATTAAAAATGAAACCAAGCCAATCATCATCGATATTTACGCATCATGGTGTGGCCCATGTCAGCACATGGCTCCTATCTTTGCAGAACTAGAGGAAGAAATCGGCTCTACTTACAAATTTGCAAAGATTAATGTTGATGAGTCTCGTGATCTCTCTATTCAGTACGGCGTCACATCAGTTCCTACCTTCATCTTTGTGCAAAATAATGAAGTAGTCGGCCGGACTGGCGGCTACATGAGCAAAGAAGACCTAAAAGCTAAAATCCAAAAGGCTTTTGGTGCCTAA
- the prfB gene encoding peptide chain release factor 2: MLFDELKEQVKALEPTMTAITTFWNDSKLEERYQTLKAESTQETFWKRSDQAQVLKDLQALKNIRDHYQQLVSSYREIQELLDLFKEDETELQKIEADLAQLTKQASEFKINLFLTNPEDAGNCFVHVNAGAGGTEAQDWADMLLRMYMRFCERHKLKAKVVDLQPGEQAGIKSAVVFVQGQNAYGLLQGEHGIHRLVRISPYDANKRRHTSFAGVHILPEVQDIEITIDPNDLRIDTYRAGGAGGQHVNKTESAVRITHIPTGIVTQCQNERSQHQNKETAMKMLMAKLAQKQKEEQLAKASAREKKKIEWGSQIRSYVLHPYKMVKDHRTNYESPQPDLVLDGDIMPFIESYLSWNAV, encoded by the coding sequence ATGTTATTCGATGAACTAAAAGAGCAGGTGAAAGCTCTTGAACCAACCATGACCGCCATTACCACATTCTGGAACGATTCGAAGTTAGAAGAGCGGTACCAGACCCTCAAAGCAGAGAGCACGCAAGAAACATTCTGGAAGAGATCTGACCAGGCACAAGTGCTCAAAGACTTGCAAGCACTCAAAAATATTCGAGACCATTATCAACAGCTCGTATCATCATATAGAGAAATTCAGGAACTTCTTGATCTATTCAAAGAAGATGAAACTGAGCTACAAAAAATCGAAGCTGATCTTGCACAGCTAACCAAGCAGGCATCTGAATTCAAAATCAATCTGTTTCTCACTAACCCTGAAGATGCCGGCAACTGTTTTGTCCACGTCAATGCAGGAGCAGGTGGAACTGAGGCTCAAGATTGGGCAGACATGCTTCTGCGCATGTACATGCGATTCTGCGAGCGACATAAATTGAAGGCAAAAGTTGTTGATCTGCAACCCGGCGAACAAGCCGGCATCAAATCAGCCGTCGTATTCGTACAAGGACAAAACGCATACGGCCTCCTACAGGGAGAACACGGCATTCATAGACTTGTGCGCATTTCCCCATATGATGCCAATAAGCGTCGCCATACGTCATTCGCAGGTGTACACATCTTGCCCGAAGTACAGGATATTGAGATCACTATTGATCCCAACGATCTACGCATTGACACATATCGTGCAGGCGGCGCCGGCGGACAACATGTCAACAAAACAGAATCTGCCGTACGCATCACACACATACCAACCGGCATTGTTACACAGTGCCAAAATGAACGCTCACAACATCAAAATAAAGAAACTGCTATGAAAATGTTAATGGCAAAATTGGCACAAAAACAAAAGGAAGAACAACTTGCCAAAGCATCTGCACGCGAAAAGAAAAAAATAGAATGGGGCTCACAGATCAGATCGTACGTCTTGCATCCTTATAAAATGGTTAAGGATCACCGCACAAACTATGAATCACCACAACCTGATCTCGTACTTGACGGTGACATCATGCCATTCATAGAAAGCTACCTTTCCTGGAATGCCGTTTAA
- a CDS encoding cache domain-containing protein: MSRVRQSTFVVIMVGMAIQIHAKRVFSKLDDLESASIVEDASLVVEDKLSIDFAKKRERVVTLVKKGITHLNSVGPERAFNDFLSNPKFVDGDVQIFVDGADGVVYVRPPVRDDIWLDFSKYTNAHGINIQELILKKANQGGGWVSYEWDGGYKESYVEKLTYKDTAYIIGAGWYPISRKMAVENFVRSAIAYFNKNGGEAAFSAFSNKFGDFIKGDLYIFVHDVDGIELAHGQNPSLVGADVSWDEGVRLENEMGKRGESGWVVEKWRNAEKHSFIQIIEYKGKKCVLGAGYYPATNRDSVVDLVKSGVKFFYAWGREKAAAEFSNRGGDLGKFISGEQFLMMCRFDGVVVAHGDNPDMIGQNILELKTPIGRYVIKETIEVAKRGGGWLKYRWNGALLYSYVEKVSDQDGDYFISNGFYPRTQVQEVENLVTSAAEHLKWMPLEESLYVFGQRSGQFIHGSYHLFLFTEQGRCLLYGANHTLVWEDFKDYKLSDGDTLIMRMINKAKNGGGWLSYASRNSTRWVYVRKMKKDGKEYILGSGFYV; encoded by the coding sequence GTGAGCAGGGTAAGACAATCTACGTTCGTTGTGATTATGGTGGGGATGGCCATTCAGATCCACGCCAAACGAGTCTTTAGCAAGTTGGATGATCTTGAGAGCGCTTCGATTGTTGAAGATGCTTCGCTTGTTGTTGAGGACAAATTGAGTATCGACTTTGCAAAAAAGCGAGAGCGCGTTGTTACTCTAGTGAAAAAGGGAATTACTCATTTGAATAGTGTTGGTCCTGAACGTGCGTTTAATGACTTTCTTTCTAATCCAAAATTTGTTGATGGAGACGTTCAAATCTTTGTTGATGGGGCGGATGGAGTTGTGTACGTCCGGCCTCCTGTTAGGGATGATATATGGCTCGATTTTTCGAAATATACCAACGCGCATGGTATTAATATTCAAGAGCTGATTTTAAAGAAGGCTAATCAGGGTGGTGGTTGGGTATCGTATGAATGGGACGGGGGTTATAAGGAGTCGTACGTTGAAAAACTGACATATAAAGATACCGCCTACATTATTGGTGCAGGTTGGTATCCAATTTCGCGCAAAATGGCAGTAGAAAATTTTGTTCGAAGTGCTATTGCATATTTTAATAAGAATGGTGGAGAGGCAGCGTTTAGTGCTTTTTCCAACAAGTTCGGTGATTTTATAAAAGGTGATTTATATATTTTTGTTCATGATGTCGATGGGATCGAATTAGCGCATGGTCAAAATCCTTCTTTAGTTGGTGCGGATGTCTCTTGGGATGAGGGGGTTCGACTTGAAAATGAGATGGGTAAACGCGGTGAATCTGGCTGGGTAGTAGAAAAATGGCGCAATGCTGAAAAACATTCTTTTATTCAGATCATAGAGTATAAAGGTAAAAAATGTGTGCTTGGTGCTGGTTACTACCCTGCAACCAATCGGGATAGTGTCGTTGATTTGGTAAAAAGTGGCGTGAAATTTTTCTACGCGTGGGGGAGAGAAAAAGCTGCTGCCGAATTTAGTAATAGAGGCGGTGATTTAGGAAAATTTATCTCAGGGGAACAGTTTTTGATGATGTGTCGGTTTGATGGCGTTGTTGTTGCACATGGCGATAATCCAGACATGATAGGTCAAAATATTTTGGAACTTAAAACGCCGATTGGGCGTTACGTAATTAAAGAAACTATAGAGGTCGCTAAGCGTGGTGGGGGTTGGCTCAAGTATCGTTGGAATGGGGCATTGCTCTATTCTTATGTAGAGAAGGTGAGTGATCAGGATGGAGATTATTTTATTTCCAATGGATTTTATCCACGAACCCAAGTGCAAGAAGTTGAAAATCTTGTGACGTCGGCAGCTGAGCATCTCAAATGGATGCCGCTCGAAGAGTCACTTTATGTTTTTGGTCAAAGATCTGGTCAATTTATTCATGGATCCTATCATTTATTCTTATTCACGGAACAAGGTCGATGTCTTTTGTACGGCGCCAATCATACTTTGGTATGGGAAGACTTTAAAGACTATAAGCTTTCTGATGGTGATACTCTTATAATGCGTATGATTAATAAGGCGAAAAATGGTGGAGGTTGGTTATCATATGCGTCACGCAACAGCACCAGATGGGTGTATGTGAGAAAAATGAAAAAAGATGGCAAGGAATATATCCTTGGTTCAGGGTTCTACGTGTAG
- a CDS encoding carbohydrate porin, whose product MHLRSAVGRHQLSPLGVGLFFRVGWAPKNQNIIDQFYSIGFGGFGVSGRIDDRWGIGYAMTYVSKNLRNDLITLDNNDLHASEHAIEAFYNLQVAPSIHTTLHMQAITSPLTTQSIAFPMSVTHTGRFFLDKQCNCYFLQHVEHVLFLELCFVHNPQHFSQFLLHVLVPEQHMLHALLHFGQHFLQIIFFSS is encoded by the coding sequence ATGCACCTTCGTTCTGCGGTTGGAAGACACCAGCTTTCACCGTTAGGTGTTGGATTATTTTTTCGTGTTGGATGGGCTCCGAAGAACCAAAACATTATAGATCAGTTTTACAGTATTGGTTTTGGAGGATTTGGAGTATCGGGGCGGATAGATGATAGGTGGGGTATTGGTTATGCAATGACATACGTATCAAAGAATCTTAGGAACGATCTGATAACGCTTGATAATAATGATTTACATGCAAGCGAACATGCAATTGAGGCATTTTATAATTTACAGGTCGCGCCATCTATACATACAACATTACACATGCAGGCGATTACATCTCCGCTTACAACACAAAGTATTGCGTTTCCAATGAGCGTAACGCATACAGGTCGATTTTTTTTAGACAAGCAGTGCAATTGTTATTTTTTACAGCATGTGGAGCATGTGCTTTTCTTGGAGTTGTGTTTCGTACACAATCCGCAGCATTTTTCACAGTTCTTACTGCATGTCTTAGTGCCAGAACAGCACATGCTACATGCTTTGTTGCATTTTGGACAACACTTTTTGCAAATCATATTCTTCTCCTCTTAG
- a CDS encoding cache domain-containing protein: MKRILLWYVVASVWIMVCGQSKEHIHTIGEQVINAHTKYERAEALVHDGVAFLNEHSLEDSCYAFLNDLEFIDGDMQLFIMNEGGVLLCAPPFNAQVWQNLQSYKNEHGIVVGEYFSRYATDEGNWLQLRWHGAYQSFYVQRIMKNKKQYVIGSGWAPMTGEVASKDLVKRIVAHAEQYGKHETFQEISNKHGKFVIGDLYAFVYDFDGYCLANGDDSELIGQRLIGDERKDRGMILQRVIDLAKTEGAGWVEYMWENAPKRAFIKRVHDIEGDYLVGVGYYPGDTRDVVLRLVSQAVDFFQKHGLEKAAAHFNYDRDPDVEYGESLIFMYRTDGLVLAHGEDPNLVGQNLLLFQTPLEQESAKRVIEIAQKGGGWVKYRWKRNTFVAYVRKVRDGKGEYVIGSGFYPYSERQTSEDLVKDAIIHIHNTKLTSALRDFLVQGDYNKGSYSVSVFNAQGDCLVYGRNADMIWRNFKLFKDTRGVNVFSLMKKAAKKGGGWITYESKNVQKHVYVEPVKKDGKWFLVSSGFYE, translated from the coding sequence ATGAAACGAATTTTACTTTGGTATGTGGTGGCGAGCGTATGGATCATGGTATGCGGGCAGAGTAAGGAGCATATTCACACTATTGGTGAGCAGGTGATTAATGCACATACTAAGTATGAACGGGCAGAAGCATTGGTACACGACGGGGTTGCCTTCTTAAATGAGCACTCGCTTGAAGATTCATGTTACGCATTTTTGAATGATCTTGAGTTTATCGATGGTGATATGCAGTTATTTATTATGAATGAAGGTGGTGTGCTTTTATGCGCGCCGCCGTTTAATGCTCAAGTATGGCAGAATTTACAATCGTATAAGAATGAGCACGGTATTGTTGTTGGTGAATATTTTAGTAGGTATGCAACAGACGAGGGGAACTGGTTGCAACTTCGGTGGCACGGTGCGTATCAGTCATTTTACGTACAAAGAATAATGAAAAATAAGAAGCAGTATGTGATTGGTTCTGGGTGGGCTCCCATGACAGGGGAAGTGGCATCTAAAGATCTAGTAAAACGCATTGTTGCCCATGCGGAACAGTATGGTAAGCATGAGACTTTTCAAGAGATTTCCAACAAGCACGGAAAGTTTGTTATAGGTGATTTATATGCCTTTGTTTATGATTTTGATGGATATTGTTTAGCAAATGGAGATGATTCTGAACTTATTGGTCAAAGGCTTATTGGTGATGAAAGAAAAGATAGAGGAATGATTCTTCAGCGAGTGATTGATCTTGCAAAAACGGAAGGTGCTGGTTGGGTTGAGTATATGTGGGAAAATGCGCCGAAGCGTGCATTTATCAAGCGTGTTCATGATATTGAGGGAGATTATTTAGTTGGAGTTGGGTACTATCCCGGAGATACAAGGGATGTTGTGCTTCGATTAGTTAGCCAGGCTGTTGATTTTTTCCAAAAACACGGGCTTGAAAAAGCTGCTGCACATTTCAACTATGATCGAGATCCTGATGTAGAGTATGGAGAGTCACTTATATTTATGTACCGAACTGATGGATTGGTTCTTGCGCATGGTGAGGATCCTAATTTGGTTGGGCAGAATTTATTATTATTCCAAACGCCTCTTGAACAAGAGTCGGCAAAACGCGTTATTGAAATTGCGCAAAAAGGCGGAGGTTGGGTTAAGTATCGTTGGAAGCGTAATACGTTTGTAGCGTATGTGCGTAAGGTCAGGGATGGCAAAGGAGAATACGTTATTGGTTCAGGATTTTATCCCTATAGTGAGCGACAAACTTCAGAAGATTTAGTAAAGGATGCCATTATACATATTCATAATACTAAACTTACCTCAGCGCTCAGAGATTTTCTTGTTCAAGGGGATTACAACAAAGGTTCTTATTCTGTGTCAGTTTTCAATGCACAGGGTGATTGTCTTGTTTATGGTCGAAATGCAGATATGATCTGGAGAAATTTTAAGTTGTTTAAGGATACACGTGGCGTAAATGTGTTTTCCCTTATGAAAAAGGCGGCAAAAAAAGGTGGTGGCTGGATTACCTATGAGTCTAAGAACGTACAAAAACATGTATACGTGGAGCCGGTGAAAAAGGACGGAAAATGGTTTCTTGTTTCATCTGGATTCTACGAGTAG
- a CDS encoding HIT domain-containing protein — translation MADQDCIFCKIIAREVPAQIIQETEDIVVIKDIAPKAPVHYLIIPKKHIRDLRVLEPCDYNVVSNLLLMAQRLAKDLPQPGAFNLVSNNGREAGQQVHHIHFHFLAGKQFPSL, via the coding sequence ATGGCAGACCAAGATTGTATTTTTTGCAAGATTATTGCGCGAGAAGTGCCTGCACAGATTATTCAAGAAACAGAAGATATTGTCGTCATTAAAGATATTGCTCCCAAAGCACCTGTGCATTATTTGATCATTCCGAAGAAACATATTCGCGATTTGCGTGTATTAGAGCCTTGTGATTATAATGTTGTATCCAATTTATTATTAATGGCACAGCGATTAGCAAAAGATCTTCCTCAGCCAGGTGCATTTAATTTAGTATCCAATAATGGTCGCGAAGCTGGTCAGCAAGTGCATCATATTCACTTCCACTTTCTCGCTGGCAAACAATTTCCGAGTCTATAA
- a CDS encoding DUF167 domain-containing protein: MALMLTIKVVPKSGNPRWKLESSGQLKCYLKNPPEKGKANAELIKRLAQALKLSTERIVLVSGATSRIKMIKVIADITYDQVLEALDIAQQTSFLVN, encoded by the coding sequence ATGGCGCTGATGCTAACGATAAAAGTAGTTCCAAAATCGGGGAATCCTCGATGGAAATTGGAATCATCGGGTCAATTAAAATGCTATCTCAAAAATCCCCCAGAAAAAGGGAAGGCTAATGCCGAGCTTATCAAGCGCTTGGCTCAGGCACTCAAATTGTCGACTGAGCGTATTGTTCTGGTATCTGGTGCGACAAGCCGGATTAAGATGATTAAAGTTATTGCTGATATTACCTATGATCAGGTCCTTGAAGCCTTAGACATTGCGCAGCAAACCTCATTTTTGGTTAACTAG
- a CDS encoding OPT/YSL family transporter: MHALVILFSVLFSCFSTVIMAYISMATPIGPWIATTVVLLASLVMRFFIRDVQRSAALGYVTMASSIGGIAATAVGFSFPAIHFLVPEQFALWMHSPVWFISIVGGITLAGGLMGLWFAGVVEDDLLYSQQLSFPIGQLVHKMIIAQEGIRKSYELIIGFFSTILFHVVQSGIGIFSRVAWLLPRSLTLLPKVDLGGFSLPVIRFDIWPLVWAIGFVTGHVIMVPLGVGALAQIGIIGPVHAWFFSHISFSDFVLAFASGMVLISAVQGMIKTPKSLWYTVRRWFSERTVLHRNLRSFVSFEIALIIGIVVGLLSYFQFSLVTQMYLIVGTLVCTYQISVIAGKIGLAQLGRFATFVMVPALVGLRVTFVQAIIIATFVEICGGVAVDVLFGRKTASLLKLNRVLVKRYQLLGLGVATLVVGGVIWLLITRFGLGTDELFVQRAYARALLVQSGSVDLKVLGLGCLFGYVISLLRMSPMLVLGGVLMPFNLTLGLVAGGCMTLLTKDRESWYPFWSGVFAAGSLWMLVQALW, translated from the coding sequence ATGCACGCGTTGGTTATTCTTTTTAGCGTTTTGTTTTCATGTTTTTCAACGGTAATCATGGCGTACATTTCTATGGCAACACCGATTGGGCCATGGATTGCAACGACCGTCGTTTTACTTGCTTCGCTAGTTATGAGATTTTTTATTCGCGATGTCCAACGCAGTGCGGCACTTGGATATGTAACGATGGCGTCGTCTATTGGTGGTATTGCGGCAACGGCTGTTGGTTTTTCTTTTCCTGCGATTCATTTTTTAGTGCCAGAACAATTTGCATTGTGGATGCATTCTCCTGTGTGGTTTATATCAATTGTTGGAGGAATTACGTTGGCCGGGGGGTTGATGGGGTTATGGTTTGCTGGTGTTGTGGAAGATGATCTCCTGTATTCTCAGCAGCTATCATTTCCCATTGGACAATTGGTTCATAAAATGATTATTGCTCAAGAAGGCATTCGTAAATCATATGAATTAATTATCGGATTTTTTTCTACGATTCTATTTCACGTTGTGCAGAGTGGTATTGGAATTTTTTCACGTGTTGCATGGTTGTTGCCCCGTTCGTTGACCTTGCTGCCTAAGGTCGATTTAGGGGGCTTTTCTTTGCCTGTAATTCGTTTTGATATATGGCCGCTTGTGTGGGCAATTGGTTTCGTAACAGGCCATGTTATTATGGTTCCCCTTGGCGTTGGAGCTCTTGCGCAAATTGGCATTATTGGTCCCGTTCATGCTTGGTTCTTTTCTCATATTTCATTTAGTGATTTTGTGCTTGCATTTGCGAGTGGGATGGTGCTTATTAGTGCCGTGCAAGGAATGATTAAAACGCCCAAATCATTATGGTATACGGTCCGTCGATGGTTCTCGGAGCGCACAGTTTTGCATCGAAATCTTAGATCATTTGTTTCGTTTGAGATTGCGTTGATTATAGGCATTGTGGTTGGTTTGTTATCATATTTCCAATTTTCACTTGTAACACAAATGTATCTTATTGTTGGAACACTGGTATGTACATATCAGATATCAGTTATTGCAGGGAAAATTGGGCTTGCGCAGTTGGGACGATTTGCAACTTTTGTAATGGTACCAGCCTTAGTTGGCTTACGTGTGACATTTGTACAGGCTATTATTATTGCGACGTTTGTGGAAATATGTGGGGGGGTAGCGGTTGATGTTTTATTTGGAAGAAAAACTGCATCTCTTTTGAAATTAAATAGAGTCCTTGTTAAACGTTATCAGCTACTTGGGCTTGGTGTTGCGACTCTGGTGGTTGGTGGAGTTATATGGCTTTTAATTACACGATTTGGCCTGGGAACCGATGAACTTTTTGTACAACGAGCCTATGCACGAGCTTTATTAGTACAATCAGGTTCTGTTGATCTGAAGGTGCTGGGCCTGGGGTGTCTGTTCGGCTACGTGATTTCGTTACTTCGCATGAGTCCTATGTTGGTCCTTGGTGGCGTACTGATGCCGTTTAATCTTACGCTTGGATTAGTTGCCGGTGGTTGTATGACATTGCTTACCAAAGACAGAGAGTCGTGGTATCCGTTCTGGTCAGGAGTCTTTGCTGCCGGATCATTGTGGATGTTGGTACAAGCGTTGTGGTGA
- a CDS encoding type II secretion system F family protein, whose protein sequence is MPYFIWKGLDLAGEQQEGSSFAETYKELENLLLEHDIALLDAHITQPVQKASSYKLSRKELLNILQHLGLLLDSGLLVPDALAVIAAQITTLRIKNLLEDIGERVQAGESLAQVMESIPKLFPALIVAMVHAGEVSGSLGDALGHLSDHLERMESFYKAFRSAALVPLVTLSFFIIISGVLLTCVVPHFASVILSVGGELPWSTRLLLNLSAWCMSFKPLVVVAMVVVGLIGAKIAYLNDERITYFVDRLVLMVPGIGGFTARVQLMSFFASLSMLLARSVSIVNALECSVHSISNLVLHEQCMMLSSLVLTGNSLSDAVGSLNSFWFDQEVRALVRIGEESSRLAQLIDRVASRYREHIENTLSMVTLLVQPTLLILLGGLIAALIMAIYVPIFTLSDTIGFGGVR, encoded by the coding sequence ATGCCGTATTTTATCTGGAAGGGACTTGATCTTGCTGGGGAACAGCAGGAGGGCTCTTCATTTGCTGAGACATACAAGGAGTTAGAGAATCTCTTGCTTGAGCATGATATTGCCCTTTTAGATGCTCACATTACTCAGCCGGTACAGAAGGCCTCATCCTATAAACTAAGCCGAAAAGAACTACTTAATATTCTTCAACATCTTGGGTTACTGTTAGATTCAGGTTTATTGGTTCCCGATGCTTTAGCTGTTATTGCTGCACAGATTACGACGCTTCGTATTAAAAATTTATTGGAAGATATAGGAGAGCGGGTGCAGGCAGGTGAATCGCTTGCGCAGGTTATGGAGTCGATTCCTAAGCTTTTCCCTGCTCTGATTGTTGCTATGGTTCATGCCGGGGAAGTATCAGGTTCATTGGGGGATGCTCTCGGGCATTTGTCAGATCATCTTGAGCGCATGGAATCATTTTATAAAGCATTTCGTTCAGCCGCACTTGTTCCTCTGGTCACCCTGAGTTTTTTCATAATTATTTCGGGAGTGCTTTTGACGTGTGTTGTTCCTCATTTTGCATCAGTAATTTTGTCTGTTGGTGGTGAACTTCCCTGGAGTACTCGGCTCTTATTGAATTTGAGCGCTTGGTGTATGAGCTTCAAGCCATTGGTTGTTGTCGCAATGGTAGTCGTAGGATTGATAGGGGCTAAAATTGCCTACCTTAATGATGAACGGATTACATACTTCGTTGATCGACTAGTATTGATGGTTCCAGGCATTGGTGGTTTTACTGCTCGGGTTCAGTTGATGTCATTTTTTGCTTCATTAAGCATGTTATTAGCACGCTCGGTTTCGATTGTTAATGCACTTGAGTGTTCGGTTCATTCAATTTCTAATCTCGTATTGCATGAACAATGTATGATGCTTAGTTCTTTGGTTTTAACAGGGAATTCCTTGAGTGATGCAGTTGGATCTTTAAATTCTTTTTGGTTTGACCAAGAAGTTAGGGCTCTTGTACGTATTGGGGAGGAGTCGAGTCGGCTTGCTCAGCTCATTGATCGAGTGGCATCCAGATATAGAGAACATATAGAAAATACGCTCTCTATGGTTACGCTTCTGGTGCAACCGACGCTTCTTATTTTATTAGGGGGTTTGATTGCTGCCCTCATCATGGCAATTTATGTACCCATTTTTACCTTATCGGATACTATTGGGTTTGGTGGGGTGCGTTGA